The following coding sequences lie in one Alloacidobacterium dinghuense genomic window:
- a CDS encoding M1 family metallopeptidase, with the protein MQQAIRRIAGFVCCATACLVLGTVFSPNASAQRLPDTVRPEHYGLILTPDLKSATFTGTETIDVQIQKPVDSITLNAIEIKFQSVKANLNGKTLEASVTEDTDKQQATFHFNHQLPTGKLTLAIEYTGILNNELRGFYLSKTEKRNYAVTQFESTDARRAFPSFDEPAFKATYDVTLVVDKGDTAISNTNVVSDTAGPSADKHTIKFATTPKMSTYLVAFLVGDFQCTSGESDGVPIRACATPDKVELGKYSVKAAEFVLHYYDTYFGIKYPMPKLDMIAIPDFEAGAMENFGAITYRETDLLIDEKTASVGAKKNVAEVVAHEMAHQWFGDMVTMQWWDNIWLNEGFATWMENKPVAAWHLEWNIPQDVAAGLDNTLNYDAQRVTRTIRAKADTPDQINEMFDGISYGKAGAVLLMVENYLGEETFRRGVHNYLAAHMYGNATAEDFWNAQTAESHKPVDKIMESFVAQPGVPVLNFSAPQADSVAVNQQRFFLSPSMKADQAHSWTVPVCMKSSGGKENCEMLSASQQSLKTPKSGFFFANAEGKGYYRSTYPADVYAKIVDNVESGLTPEERIGLLGDVWAQVRADKMPVGDYLNLAAAVKDDSSGAVVRTALSAVETINARVADSDEERDALAAWVRKNFKPAYERLGEASDSDTPEKKELRATLFAYLGTLGKDPDVIAQAKQIAEKYLADPSSVEGTFAQTATGIAAVNGDPAFFDQLQQTFETSANPQLQETALRLLAEFKDQSLEHRALDFTVSGKVRNQDAAIELLIMLRARETRDQAWQYIQQNWDKVQAQLTTAMGGYLVSGTGNFCSAEARDQVVSFFDTHKVPASEHALARAKNQINDCIELRAAQQPKLREWIPAQKSLGGGF; encoded by the coding sequence ATGCAGCAAGCTATTCGTCGTATTGCAGGATTTGTGTGTTGTGCCACCGCATGTCTTGTCCTTGGAACAGTTTTCAGCCCGAATGCGAGTGCGCAACGGCTGCCGGACACGGTCCGTCCGGAACACTATGGCCTGATCCTCACTCCCGATCTGAAGAGCGCAACCTTCACCGGCACCGAAACGATCGATGTGCAGATTCAGAAGCCAGTCGATTCGATCACGCTGAATGCCATCGAGATTAAATTTCAGAGCGTAAAAGCAAATCTGAACGGCAAGACACTGGAAGCATCCGTTACGGAAGATACAGACAAGCAGCAGGCGACCTTCCATTTCAATCATCAACTGCCCACAGGCAAGCTGACACTGGCGATTGAGTATACGGGCATTCTCAACAACGAACTGCGCGGCTTCTACCTGTCGAAGACTGAGAAGCGCAACTACGCCGTCACGCAATTTGAATCGACCGACGCGCGCCGTGCGTTTCCTTCGTTTGATGAGCCGGCATTCAAAGCAACCTATGATGTGACCCTGGTCGTAGATAAAGGCGATACAGCCATCTCGAACACCAATGTCGTTTCAGACACCGCTGGCCCGTCAGCAGACAAGCACACGATCAAGTTTGCTACCACGCCGAAGATGTCGACCTACCTGGTTGCATTTCTCGTGGGCGACTTTCAGTGCACGAGCGGCGAGAGCGACGGTGTGCCGATCCGCGCCTGTGCCACGCCTGACAAGGTTGAGCTAGGAAAGTACTCCGTGAAGGCAGCGGAGTTTGTGCTGCATTACTACGACACGTATTTCGGTATCAAGTATCCCATGCCGAAACTCGACATGATCGCGATCCCCGACTTTGAAGCGGGCGCGATGGAGAACTTCGGCGCGATTACGTATCGCGAGACCGATCTTCTGATCGACGAAAAGACCGCCTCAGTTGGGGCAAAGAAAAACGTCGCCGAAGTAGTGGCTCATGAAATGGCTCACCAGTGGTTCGGCGATATGGTAACCATGCAGTGGTGGGACAACATCTGGCTGAACGAGGGCTTTGCAACCTGGATGGAGAACAAGCCCGTCGCAGCGTGGCACCTGGAGTGGAACATTCCGCAAGATGTTGCTGCAGGTCTCGACAACACGCTGAATTACGACGCACAGCGTGTTACGCGCACCATACGCGCCAAGGCGGACACTCCGGATCAGATCAACGAAATGTTTGACGGCATCTCATATGGCAAGGCCGGCGCGGTTCTGCTGATGGTTGAGAACTACCTCGGCGAAGAAACTTTCCGCAGAGGCGTGCACAACTATCTGGCAGCGCACATGTACGGCAATGCAACGGCAGAAGACTTCTGGAACGCGCAGACAGCGGAAAGCCATAAGCCTGTCGACAAGATCATGGAAAGCTTCGTCGCGCAGCCCGGCGTGCCGGTGCTGAACTTCAGTGCGCCGCAGGCCGATAGCGTTGCGGTCAACCAGCAGCGATTCTTCCTGAGCCCTAGCATGAAGGCTGATCAGGCACATTCGTGGACCGTTCCTGTGTGCATGAAATCGAGCGGCGGCAAGGAAAATTGCGAGATGCTGTCCGCATCGCAGCAATCGTTGAAGACGCCCAAGTCAGGTTTCTTCTTTGCCAACGCCGAAGGTAAGGGCTATTACCGCAGCACCTATCCTGCCGACGTTTATGCAAAGATCGTCGACAACGTAGAAAGCGGACTTACACCGGAAGAGCGAATCGGTCTGCTAGGCGATGTATGGGCGCAGGTCCGCGCTGACAAAATGCCAGTAGGCGACTATCTGAATCTTGCTGCGGCAGTGAAAGATGACTCAAGCGGCGCGGTAGTCAGAACGGCTCTGAGCGCTGTCGAAACGATTAACGCGCGTGTCGCCGACAGCGACGAAGAGCGCGATGCTCTGGCCGCGTGGGTGCGCAAGAACTTCAAGCCCGCATACGAGAGGCTTGGAGAGGCGTCGGACAGTGACACTCCAGAGAAAAAAGAATTACGGGCAACATTGTTTGCGTACCTGGGCACGCTCGGAAAAGATCCGGACGTGATCGCGCAAGCCAAGCAGATTGCTGAAAAGTATCTGGCGGATCCTTCTTCCGTCGAAGGCACCTTCGCGCAGACAGCAACAGGCATTGCGGCTGTGAACGGCGATCCTGCGTTCTTTGATCAGTTGCAGCAGACTTTCGAAACATCGGCGAATCCGCAACTGCAGGAGACTGCATTGCGGCTGTTGGCTGAATTCAAAGATCAATCGCTTGAGCATCGCGCTCTCGATTTCACGGTTTCGGGCAAGGTCAGGAACCAGGATGCCGCGATTGAGTTGCTGATCATGCTGCGGGCGCGCGAGACGCGTGACCAGGCATGGCAGTACATTCAGCAGAACTGGGACAAGGTACAGGCGCAGCTTACTACCGCTATGGGTGGATATCTGGTGAGCGGCACGGGAAATTTCTGCAGCGCCGAAGCTCGTGATCAGGTTGTGAGTTTTTTCGACACGCACAAGGTACCGGCATCGGAGCACGCGTTGGCGCGGGCGAAGAACCAGATCAACGACTGCATTGAACTGCGTGCTGCGCAGCAACCAAAGCTGAGGGAGTGGATCCCCGCACAGAAATCGCTGGGAGGCGGTTTTTAA
- a CDS encoding excinuclease ABC subunit C: MLVHSIAFDPTNPASALAQIPAQPGVFALFAADERAEPYLSRTPNLKRRLTRFLDARPSQSKRLRLTEKIARIEYTLTGSDFESALCLYAASMQAFGEATRKRMHLRSPYFLRMTSENAYPRVYVTNKITKSAFDDLFGPFPSRASAEKFCDEMLNLFELRRCHEDLNPDPAFPGCIYSEMKMCLAPCFKGCSDARYAEEAASVHAFLETRGASLIEKIGAERDAASANLEFEQAAQAHAKLQKVQAVISLMPAAVHPLSKLVALVVQPCAEPESVACFLLTRGVILGPISYSVQGMRLHNEQSGSTSLYLHPTTVEALPLEAESARSIVQTVSRNVLEERLQQTLADLKSPPAKSKLSTQTISDHLCLFSRWFYRNQTQRVGEAFLAKDADSLPQRQILRVISRVYSSNLS, from the coding sequence ATGCTCGTCCACTCCATCGCTTTTGATCCAACGAATCCTGCCTCGGCCCTTGCGCAGATACCGGCGCAGCCGGGTGTCTTTGCACTCTTTGCTGCCGATGAGCGCGCCGAGCCCTATCTAAGCCGCACGCCAAACCTGAAGCGGCGACTCACGCGGTTTCTCGATGCACGGCCATCGCAATCGAAACGTCTGCGCCTCACCGAGAAGATTGCGCGCATCGAATACACCTTGACTGGTTCCGACTTCGAATCGGCGCTCTGCCTCTATGCCGCGTCGATGCAGGCCTTTGGAGAGGCAACGCGTAAGCGCATGCATCTTCGCTCGCCATACTTCCTGCGCATGACCAGCGAGAATGCCTACCCGCGCGTATATGTAACCAACAAAATTACGAAATCCGCGTTTGACGACCTCTTCGGACCGTTCCCTTCACGTGCATCTGCTGAAAAGTTTTGCGACGAGATGCTAAACCTCTTTGAGCTGCGCCGCTGCCATGAAGATCTGAACCCCGATCCGGCCTTTCCCGGCTGCATCTACTCCGAAATGAAGATGTGCCTGGCTCCCTGCTTCAAAGGCTGCAGCGATGCGCGCTACGCTGAAGAGGCCGCCAGCGTTCATGCCTTCCTTGAAACTCGCGGCGCCAGCCTTATCGAGAAAATTGGGGCTGAGCGTGATGCAGCATCTGCCAACCTGGAATTTGAGCAGGCTGCACAGGCTCACGCGAAGCTGCAAAAAGTGCAGGCGGTCATCTCGCTCATGCCCGCCGCAGTCCATCCACTCTCGAAGCTTGTTGCGCTCGTCGTGCAACCGTGTGCCGAGCCGGAAAGTGTTGCCTGTTTCCTTCTGACGCGCGGCGTTATTCTCGGCCCGATCTCATACTCCGTGCAGGGCATGCGTCTGCATAACGAGCAATCAGGATCGACGTCGCTCTATCTTCATCCCACAACAGTCGAGGCTCTACCGTTGGAAGCAGAAAGCGCGAGATCAATCGTTCAGACCGTCTCGCGCAATGTGCTGGAAGAGCGTCTCCAGCAAACGCTGGCTGATTTGAAATCGCCGCCTGCAAAGTCGAAGCTCAGCACGCAGACAATTTCCGATCATCTCTGCCTTTTCAGTCGCTGGTTCTATCGCAATCAAACACAGCGTGTTGGTGAAGCATTTCTTGCCAAGGACGCAGACTCGCTACCGCAACGGCAAATCCTGCGCGTCATCTCGCGCGTCTACAGCAGCAATCTCTCATAA
- a CDS encoding TldD/PmbA family protein, with product MSSLSTELTTNLKQLATDVVTKARAAGATDAEVVVREGDEFSATVRLGEVETLKESGSRGIGLRVFVGQRVASTSSSDFTPEGIDHLISGALALARVTSEDPFAGLADAGEFGQLDDDLKLYHEDVYSLPTAERIDFARRCEAAAMSADTRIQNSDGGSFDAATGRKVLANSRGFVGEYRSSYCSVSTSPIAMSKNGEMQRDYWYSSARTLAKLDPPESVGAEAARRTLRRLDARRVPTQRAPIVFAPEIARSLIGAIFDAANGDSIYRGASFFTGKLGEQVAAESINVIDDGTIIGGFGSSPFDGEGLPSRRKVIVQNGVLKTYLLNTYTARKLNMQSTGNAVRGLAGNPGIGSGNLYLEADKVSPEEILRDIKTGFYVTELLGQGVNMVTGDYSRGASGLWIENGDLTFPVQEVTVAGNLKEMFRNITAIGNDLVFHSSVASPTLRIDGMTIAGE from the coding sequence ATGAGCAGTCTTTCAACTGAGCTGACTACCAACCTCAAGCAATTAGCAACTGACGTCGTTACAAAAGCGCGCGCGGCTGGAGCTACTGACGCGGAGGTGGTCGTCCGCGAAGGCGACGAATTCTCGGCTACCGTCCGTCTAGGCGAAGTCGAAACGTTGAAAGAATCCGGCTCGCGCGGCATTGGTCTGCGTGTCTTCGTCGGCCAGAGAGTTGCCAGCACATCGTCGAGCGACTTCACGCCGGAAGGCATCGACCACCTCATCTCTGGGGCGCTGGCGCTTGCCCGCGTTACTTCGGAAGATCCCTTCGCCGGGTTAGCCGACGCCGGCGAATTCGGTCAGCTGGATGACGATCTCAAGCTTTATCACGAGGATGTGTATTCGCTGCCAACCGCCGAGCGCATCGACTTCGCCCGCCGCTGCGAAGCTGCGGCCATGTCGGCCGATACGCGCATACAGAACAGCGACGGGGGTAGCTTCGATGCGGCTACAGGTCGCAAAGTGCTGGCCAACTCGCGTGGGTTCGTCGGCGAATACCGCTCGTCCTACTGCTCCGTTTCAACAAGTCCGATTGCCATGAGCAAGAACGGCGAGATGCAGCGCGATTACTGGTACTCCTCTGCGCGCACACTCGCAAAACTTGACCCCCCTGAATCTGTGGGCGCGGAAGCTGCGCGCCGTACTCTGCGCAGGCTGGATGCGCGCCGCGTCCCAACGCAGCGGGCGCCCATCGTATTCGCGCCAGAGATTGCGCGCTCCCTCATCGGAGCCATCTTCGATGCTGCGAACGGCGACAGCATCTACCGCGGTGCATCCTTCTTTACCGGCAAGTTGGGCGAGCAGGTCGCCGCCGAGTCGATCAACGTCATTGATGATGGAACCATCATTGGCGGTTTCGGCTCATCGCCCTTCGATGGCGAAGGACTGCCGTCACGCCGCAAGGTCATCGTCCAAAATGGCGTGCTCAAAACCTACCTACTGAACACCTACACCGCACGCAAGCTCAACATGCAAAGCACCGGCAACGCCGTCCGCGGACTCGCAGGCAATCCGGGCATCGGCAGCGGCAATCTTTACCTTGAAGCGGACAAGGTTTCGCCTGAGGAGATTCTGCGTGACATAAAAACCGGCTTCTATGTCACGGAGCTGCTCGGGCAAGGGGTGAACATGGTCACGGGCGACTACTCACGCGGAGCATCCGGCCTCTGGATCGAGAATGGCGACCTGACCTTCCCTGTGCAGGAGGTTACAGTCGCGGGCAATCTCAAAGAGATGTTTCGCAATATCACCGCCATCGGCAATGACCTTGTGTTTCACAGTTCTGTGGCCTCGCCCACGTTACGCATCGACGGCATGACCATCGCTGGCGAATAA
- the tldD gene encoding metalloprotease TldD, with translation MTTPPSNHKRYFFEKFGLSERLLERCLGEALSAGGDYADLYFESVSATSIGVDESLVKTASQGVSAGCGIRVVSGERTGYAYTDDLSAERLLHAARTAALIASGPAKQLVAGFTETQSPNLYPIPAADLDSDLSTKLDLVMRVDRAARAYDARIKQVRASYSDELKRILIAASDGTYASDTQPLARLNVFVLANDGKQTTRGTAGGGGRVEISYFQTEKTPEHFANEAARTAILQLGAVAAPAGEMEVVLGPGWPGVLLHEAVGHGLEADFNRKKTSAFAGLIGRQVASSKVTVVDNGTMPSRRGSLNVDDEGSPTQETMLIENGILKGYLSDKLSARLMNMPHTGNGRRESYQQIPMPRMTNTYMLSGDDAPEDILRSVKRGLYAVNFGGGSVDITSGKFVFSASEAYLIEDGKITAPVRDATLIGNGPEALKYVSMVGNDLELDEGVGTCGKDGQSVPVGVGMPTVKLDRMTVGGTGH, from the coding sequence ATGACGACACCGCCCAGCAACCACAAACGCTATTTCTTTGAAAAATTCGGCCTTTCCGAGCGACTTCTGGAGCGCTGTCTCGGCGAAGCTCTCTCCGCAGGCGGCGATTATGCCGACCTCTACTTCGAATCCGTCTCGGCAACGTCTATCGGCGTCGACGAATCGCTGGTGAAGACCGCCAGCCAAGGCGTAAGCGCAGGATGCGGAATCCGCGTCGTCTCCGGCGAACGGACCGGTTACGCCTACACGGATGATCTTTCTGCAGAGCGTCTGCTGCATGCTGCGCGCACCGCAGCGTTGATTGCCAGCGGCCCTGCCAAGCAGCTCGTCGCCGGGTTCACAGAGACTCAGTCGCCGAATCTATATCCGATTCCCGCCGCCGATCTCGATTCCGATCTGAGCACGAAGCTTGATCTCGTGATGCGCGTCGATCGCGCCGCCCGCGCTTATGATGCGCGCATTAAGCAGGTACGCGCCAGTTACTCGGATGAGCTGAAGCGCATCCTCATCGCGGCCTCCGACGGCACCTATGCCAGCGATACGCAGCCGCTCGCGCGTCTCAACGTTTTTGTTCTTGCGAATGATGGCAAACAGACGACGCGCGGTACAGCCGGTGGTGGCGGACGCGTTGAGATCAGCTACTTCCAGACGGAGAAGACTCCGGAACACTTTGCCAATGAAGCTGCTCGCACTGCCATTCTGCAACTTGGAGCCGTTGCTGCTCCCGCAGGCGAGATGGAAGTCGTTCTCGGTCCAGGCTGGCCTGGAGTGCTTCTGCACGAAGCCGTAGGCCACGGACTCGAAGCTGACTTTAACCGCAAGAAAACTTCGGCTTTTGCGGGGCTTATCGGCCGGCAGGTCGCAAGTTCCAAAGTCACGGTCGTCGATAACGGGACGATGCCGTCGCGTCGCGGATCACTGAATGTCGACGACGAGGGCTCGCCCACGCAGGAAACGATGCTGATCGAAAACGGAATCCTTAAGGGCTATCTGAGCGACAAGCTTTCGGCGCGCCTCATGAACATGCCGCACACCGGCAACGGTCGCCGCGAGAGCTACCAGCAGATTCCCATGCCGCGCATGACGAACACGTACATGCTCTCCGGCGACGATGCCCCCGAAGATATTCTGCGCAGCGTCAAGCGTGGGCTTTATGCCGTAAACTTCGGCGGAGGCTCGGTCGATATCACAAGCGGCAAGTTTGTCTTCAGCGCGTCAGAGGCGTACCTGATCGAAGACGGCAAGATCACGGCGCCGGTGCGCGACGCTACGCTCATCGGCAACGGGCCTGAGGCTCTGAAATATGTCTCGATGGTCGGCAACGACCTCGAACTCGATGAGGGCGTCGGCACATGCGGCAAGGATGGACAGAGTGTTCCGGTAGGCGTAGGCATGCCGACAGTAAAGCTTGACCGTATGACTGTGGGCGGCACTGGCCACTAA
- a CDS encoding YfiT family bacillithiol transferase produces the protein MSEDPRYPVGKFSGPVEQTPEQRRASIAILAALPENLRSAVQGLTDKQVDTPYRDGGWTVRQLVHHIADSHINAYVRTKRALTEDWPAVTAYDEKLWAQLPDARTLPIEVSLHLLEPLHRRWVALFGSLTDEQWQRGYVHSEDGRQKLANVLQAYAWHCRHHVAHVTELRKRMGW, from the coding sequence ATGAGCGAAGATCCTCGTTATCCCGTCGGAAAGTTTTCCGGTCCTGTCGAACAGACCCCGGAGCAACGTCGTGCCTCGATTGCCATTCTTGCCGCCTTGCCTGAAAACCTGCGCTCCGCAGTGCAAGGCCTTACAGACAAGCAGGTAGATACTCCTTATCGTGACGGCGGTTGGACAGTTCGCCAGCTTGTGCATCACATTGCTGACAGTCACATCAACGCGTATGTGCGCACAAAGCGCGCGCTGACAGAAGACTGGCCTGCCGTGACTGCATATGACGAGAAGTTGTGGGCTCAGCTTCCTGACGCGCGTACCTTGCCGATCGAAGTTTCGCTGCATCTGCTGGAACCACTGCATCGCCGCTGGGTCGCGCTCTTCGGATCGCTGACCGATGAGCAGTGGCAGCGCGGATACGTGCACTCTGAAGACGGCCGCCAAAAACTGGCCAATGTGCTGCAGGCATACGCGTGGCACTGCCGTCATCACGTCGCGCACGTTACCGAATTGCGGAAGCGCATGGGCTGGTAG
- the dusB gene encoding tRNA dihydrouridine synthase DusB — translation MKKHWDNPQEHAMPEGVRVPASVRIGNVTVAPATVLAPMAGVTDTVFRRFIRNASVFSAEAGSGDSIDTEISNQQSGCGLIMTEFTSADGLSRMRESKRKRYLTFYEDEHPISAQLFGSNPTTLADAARIVEQTGFDMVDLNLGCPAKRVVACNGGSGLLRDLPLIAKIFEEVRAAVTIPFTVKFRLGWNDNHIICVPLARLAEECGLEAVALHARTREQGYSGQARWHHIAEVKDAVSIPVIGNGDVRTPEDACALVAKTNCDAVMIGRAAPANPWIFRQIAQYTATGRYDEPTDLDRYRMIRTYFQMLLDEGNPEAQGKMKQFASWFTHGVPGGAALRKSIYESKTGTAVLDAVERFFEPRFASIEEEPAAIAS, via the coding sequence ATGAAGAAGCACTGGGACAACCCGCAGGAACACGCCATGCCGGAAGGCGTGCGTGTTCCTGCGTCTGTGCGAATCGGCAACGTGACCGTTGCCCCGGCGACAGTGCTCGCGCCCATGGCTGGAGTCACGGACACGGTCTTTCGTCGATTCATTCGCAATGCCAGCGTCTTTTCAGCAGAGGCCGGCAGCGGTGATTCGATCGACACAGAAATCAGCAACCAGCAGTCAGGGTGCGGGCTCATTATGACCGAGTTCACATCGGCGGATGGCCTGTCGCGCATGCGCGAATCGAAGCGTAAGCGCTATCTGACTTTCTACGAAGACGAGCATCCGATTTCCGCGCAGCTCTTCGGTTCGAATCCAACCACGCTGGCTGACGCTGCCCGCATTGTCGAGCAGACGGGCTTTGACATGGTCGACCTGAACCTCGGCTGCCCAGCCAAGCGCGTGGTTGCGTGCAATGGCGGCAGCGGATTGCTGCGCGACCTGCCGCTGATTGCGAAGATCTTCGAGGAAGTCCGCGCCGCAGTGACAATTCCCTTCACCGTTAAGTTCCGTCTCGGCTGGAACGATAACCACATCATCTGCGTGCCACTTGCCAGGCTGGCTGAGGAGTGCGGACTGGAGGCGGTCGCGCTGCATGCGCGCACCCGCGAGCAGGGCTATTCGGGACAGGCGCGCTGGCACCACATCGCCGAAGTGAAAGATGCGGTGAGCATCCCGGTGATCGGCAATGGCGACGTGCGCACTCCGGAAGACGCCTGCGCCCTCGTCGCAAAGACGAACTGCGACGCGGTGATGATCGGCCGCGCCGCGCCTGCCAATCCGTGGATTTTCCGGCAGATTGCGCAGTACACGGCAACGGGACGCTACGACGAACCTACCGATCTCGACCGTTACCGCATGATCCGCACCTACTTCCAGATGCTGCTCGACGAGGGCAATCCGGAAGCGCAGGGCAAGATGAAGCAGTTTGCTTCATGGTTCACGCACGGTGTGCCTGGTGGCGCGGCGCTCCGGAAGTCGATTTACGAATCGAAGACCGGCACAGCTGTTCTGGATGCGGTAGAGCGATTCTTTGAACCGCGCTTCGCTTCTATCGAGGAAGAGCCTGCCGCAATCGCAAGCTAG
- the rpmE gene encoding 50S ribosomal protein L31 yields MPKQGIHPNYNEIRVVCACGNNFATRSTHKGDIHVEICSACHPFFTGKQKLVDTAGRVERFRRKYAKAETAAK; encoded by the coding sequence ATGCCAAAGCAGGGTATTCATCCAAACTATAACGAAATCCGGGTTGTCTGCGCGTGCGGCAACAACTTCGCGACCCGTTCGACCCACAAGGGCGATATTCACGTAGAGATCTGTTCCGCCTGCCATCCGTTCTTCACCGGCAAGCAGAAGCTGGTCGATACGGCAGGCCGCGTCGAGCGCTTCCGCCGCAAGTACGCCAAGGCGGAGACGGCTGCCAAATAA
- a CDS encoding type II toxin-antitoxin system HicA family toxin, with product MSVWPSTRAKIVLKALKKIGWAEVGQVGSHLKLSRPGYANYIWAFHDGEEIGPKMLTRIAKHTGLKAEDL from the coding sequence TTGAGTGTCTGGCCAAGTACACGCGCAAAGATCGTTCTGAAGGCTCTGAAGAAGATTGGATGGGCAGAGGTGGGGCAGGTCGGATCTCACCTCAAACTATCGCGTCCAGGCTACGCAAACTACATCTGGGCTTTCCATGACGGTGAAGAGATTGGACCGAAGATGCTCACTCGCATTGCTAAGCATACCGGTCTGAAAGCGGAGGATCTTTAG
- a CDS encoding type II toxin-antitoxin system HicB family antitoxin, with amino-acid sequence MQFQVEFDREEDGRWIAEITNLPGAMAYGMTREEALAAVEAIALRALAEKLETGRESLKSSVEFSCA; translated from the coding sequence ATGCAATTTCAAGTGGAATTCGACCGGGAAGAGGACGGCCGTTGGATCGCAGAGATCACGAACCTTCCGGGCGCTATGGCTTACGGAATGACGAGGGAAGAGGCGCTCGCCGCTGTGGAGGCAATCGCGCTGCGCGCCCTCGCCGAAAAGCTTGAAACTGGGCGCGAATCCCTCAAATCCAGCGTCGAGTTTTCCTGCGCTTGA
- a CDS encoding alpha/beta hydrolase fold domain-containing protein produces the protein MKNIVFSAALLAIVSAASATAQTTAANAPQANASYIDAQGTAHVSRIVPVPKTISPEAQKSLARPDSDAPVAEPLADRRSKTDAWQAKAGEAYREVYPATVSAGTIGGVPVRIVTPPIVGTGKADRVLVNFHGGGFNSDSGSLTESIPIANLTQTKVISVLYRLAPEHPFPASVEDTIAVYKELLKTYKPHNIALYGTSAGAILTAETAVKIKQLGLPMPGALGIFSGLGDFSLAGDSQSMYALRGLSGYLSPPVLEGVHDPEYVGTTNPKDPVLSPLYADLRGMPPTLFVTSGRDLLLSGTTILHRAFLRAGVDAHLVVFEALPHAFWNDVDLPESREADEVMAHFFDTRVGK, from the coding sequence ATGAAAAACATTGTGTTTTCCGCTGCTTTACTTGCCATAGTTTCCGCCGCAAGCGCCACAGCGCAAACGACAGCCGCCAACGCGCCTCAGGCAAATGCCAGCTATATCGACGCCCAGGGGACCGCGCATGTCTCCCGCATCGTGCCGGTTCCAAAGACCATCAGCCCGGAAGCGCAGAAGAGCCTTGCACGGCCTGATTCCGACGCCCCGGTAGCCGAGCCGCTGGCAGACCGTCGGTCAAAGACCGATGCATGGCAGGCCAAGGCAGGGGAGGCTTACCGCGAGGTGTATCCGGCGACGGTGAGCGCGGGCACAATCGGGGGCGTGCCTGTCCGCATCGTGACTCCTCCAATTGTGGGAACCGGCAAAGCAGACCGCGTTCTAGTGAACTTCCATGGTGGCGGATTTAACTCTGATTCGGGCTCGCTGACCGAGTCCATTCCAATCGCGAATCTCACCCAGACGAAAGTGATTTCGGTGCTCTACCGCCTCGCACCTGAGCATCCGTTTCCCGCTTCGGTTGAAGACACAATTGCCGTCTACAAAGAGCTGTTGAAGACCTACAAACCGCACAACATCGCGCTCTACGGAACCTCGGCAGGAGCCATCCTGACCGCAGAGACGGCCGTAAAAATTAAGCAACTCGGGTTGCCGATGCCGGGCGCTCTAGGAATTTTCTCGGGTCTCGGCGATTTCAGCCTTGCAGGAGACTCGCAATCGATGTACGCGTTGCGCGGCCTTTCCGGCTATCTTTCACCACCCGTACTCGAAGGCGTTCACGATCCCGAGTATGTAGGCACGACAAATCCGAAGGATCCCGTGCTTTCTCCGCTCTATGCCGACTTGCGAGGAATGCCCCCGACGCTTTTTGTCACCAGCGGACGCGATCTGTTGCTGAGCGGAACGACGATCCTGCATCGCGCATTCTTAAGAGCCGGCGTGGACGCGCACCTGGTCGTCTTCGAAGCGTTGCCGCATGCTTTCTGGAATGACGTCGATCTTCCCGAGTCACGCGAGGCCGACGAGGTCATGGCGCACTTTTTCGATACCCGCGTCGGGAAGTAG